The Desulfocurvus vexinensis DSM 17965 genome contains the following window.
AGCACCACAGCCGCCACGGCGCTCCGCCCAGGTTTCCTCCGCGTGGCTGGGATGCTCCACCTCGCGCCCGCCGCGCCCGCCTTTCCCCCGCGCCGCAGGGCAAGGCGCGCCGCTCGTTGCCAAGTGCGCATAAAACAGGCACAGTGCCCGGCGGTGGCGGGTGCCTTCCGCGCCCGCTCCGCCCCCACAGCGCAGCCAGACCGGCAAAGGGCGTGCCCATGAACAGCCTCCGCGACATCCTCGCCGACCTGCGGTCCCCCCGGGCCATCCCCGCCCTGAGCTACGGGGTGGTGGTCGGCGTGCTGCTGGTCGTCATCGAAATCTCCCTGGCCAGCATGGTCTTTTCCGGCCCTCTGGCGCCCCTGGCGGCGCGCGCGGCGGGGCTGACGCTGTTCGGCACGGTGGTCATGTCCCTGGCCTGCGCGCTGTTCAGCTCCTTTCCCGGGCTGGTCAGCCAGCCGCAGGACGCGCCCGTGGCCGTGCTGGCCGGGGCGGCGGCAGCGGTGGCGGCGGCCATGGCCGGGGCGGGGCTCGACGCCCATTTCGCCACCGTGGTGGCGCTTATGGCCGTGTCCTGTCTGGTCACGGCGGCGCTGTTCGCCGTTGTGGCCCGCTTCCGGCTGGCCAACCTGGTGCGCTTTTTGCCGTATCCCGTGGTGGGCGGCTTCCTGGCGGGCAGCGGGATTTTGCTGGCTGCGGGCGGCCTGGGGGTGATGACCGGGGTCGGCCTGTCCACCGACACCCTGGGCGCCTACCTCTCCTGGCCCGTGGCGCGTTTCTGGCTGCCGGGGGCGGGCTTCGCCGTGGCCGTGTACGTCGCCCTGCGGGTGCGCCCGCATTTCCTGCTGCTGCCCGGGGCCCTGGTGCTGGGCATGGTCGCCTTCCACGTCTGGCTGCGGGCTGTGGGCCTGGACCCCGAAGCCGCGCGCCAGCAGGGCTGGCTGCTCGGCGGCCTGCCCGCCGGAGGGCTGTGGCCCGTGCTGGGCATGGGCGACTTGGCCCTGGTGCGCTGGGACGTGCTCCTGGCCCGGGTGCCCGACATGCTGACCATGGCCCTGCTGGCCCTGGTGGGCCTGTTGCTCAACGTGGGCGGGGTGGAGCTGGGCGCGCGCCGCGACGCGGACATGGAGCGCGAGCTGTACACCGCAGCGGGGGGCAGCGTGGCCATGGCCCTGGGCGGCGGCTTCCCGGGCTATCCGTCCCTGGCGCTGTCGCTGCTGGGGCCGCGCACGGGGGTGGTTTCGCGGCTGATTCCGGTGGTCACGGCGCTGCTCTGCGCCGGGGTGTTGCTGGCGGGCGGCGCGGTGCTGTCGCTGTTCCCCCGGGCGCTGCTGGGCGGGCTGGTCACGCTGCTGGGGCTGCTGTTTCTGGACGATTGGCTGGTGGCGGGCTGGAAGCGGCTCACGCGCCTGGACTACGCCATCGTGGCCGTCATCGCCGTGACCATCGCCCTGGTGGGCTTTCTCCACGGGGTGGGACTGGGGCTGGGGCTGGCGGTGCTGCTGTTCGTGGTGCGCATGAGCCGGGTGCCGGTCATCGCCTGGGAGCGCAGCGGCACCGAGGCCGCCAGCGTCCGGCACCGGCCCGTGACCGACCGGGTGCTGCTGCGCTCGCGCGGGGGCGACCTGCGCGTGTTCGGGCTGCGCGGGTTCCTGTTCTTCGGCTCGGCCAGCCTGCTGGGCGACCGGGCCCGGGCCCTGCTGCGCGACTCCCGCGCGCCGCGCTTCCTGGTCGTGGATATGGCCGGGCTCGACGGCTACGACATCTCGGCGGTGAACACCTTCCAGCGCATGGCCCAGCAGGCCCAGGCCCGGGGCGTGACGCTGCTGCTGGCCAAGCCGCCCCGGGGGCTTTTCGCGCTGCTTGGGGCCAACACGGCGCCCGAGGCCATGGCCCATGTGCGCGAATTCGCGGACCTGGACGCCGCCCTCCAGTGGGCCGAGGACCGGCTGCTGGAGGCCGAGCACGCCGCCCTGGCCGCCGGGGGCCAGGGCCGACGCGACGCGCTCTTCGACATGGCCGGCGACGACGTGGCCCGGCATCTGGACGATCTGGCGCGCTTCGAGGACCTGGCCGAACGCCTGGGCCCGGTGCTGGAGCGCCGCGAGCTGGCCGACGGGCAGGAGCTGTTCCGCCAGGGCGAGGACCCGCTGGGGGCGTTCATGGTCCTGCACGGCACCCTGGGCGTGGTGGCCACCTACGGCCAGGGCGCGCAGCAGCGCATCCGCACCCTGGGGCCGGGCGGGCTGGCCGCGCCCATGGCCGCCCTGCGGCCCTATGTGGCCCCGGGCACGGCGCGCGCCGAGGGCCGGGTCGTGGTCGGCTGGGTGCCGCGCGAGGCCTTGGCCCGCCTGGAGGAGACCGATCCGCATACGGCCCTGGCCTTCCACAAGCTGGTGGCGCGGGTGCTCGGGCGCCGGGCCGAGGGCCGCTGAGGCCGCCCCGGGGGTTTACAGCCGCCCGGGGCGCGGATACAACCCTGCCTTTGTCACCGGATCGACCCATTGGAGCCCCCATGTTCACCCACGCCATCGTCCGCGTTCCCTGCGAGAATTTCGCCGCCGGGCTGACCACGTCCACCCACCTCGGCGCCCCCGACTACGACCTGATGCTGCGCCAGCACGACGCCTACGTGGACGCCCTGCGCGGCGCGGGGCTGACGGTCATCACCCTGCCGCCGGAAAACGACTTTCCCGACGCCCATTTCGTGGAGGACACCGCCGTGGTGGTGCCCGAGGTGGCCGTGATCACCAATCCCGGCGCCCCGGCGCGCCAGGGCGAGGAGCGCACCGTGGCCCCGACCCTGGGCCGCTACAAGCGCCTGGCGCGCATCGAGGGCCCCGGCACCCTGGACGGCGGCGACGTGCTGCTGGTGGACCGGCATTTCTTCGTCGGCCTGTCCGAGCGCACCAACGAAGAGGGCGCGGGGCAGTTTGCCGAGATCGTGGCCGCCTACGGCTACACCGTGGACGCCGTGCCCGTGGGCCGGGGGCTGCATTTCAAGTCCGGCGTGAACCATGTGGGCGGGCGCGCGCTGCTGGTGACCCCCGGCTTCGCCGACCTCCCGGCCCTGGCGGGCTACGATGTGCTGGTGACGCCCGAGGGCGAGGACTACGCCGCCAACACGCTGTATGTGAACGGCACCCTGCTGACCCCGGCGGGCTTCCCCGGGGTGCGCGGGCTGCTGGACGGGCTGGGCCTGCCCGTGGTTGAACTGGACATGAGCGAGACGCGCAAGATGGACGGCGGGCTGACCTGCCTGTCGCTGCGCTTTGCCGACCAGCCCGGAACCAGGGGCGCGTAGGGCGCCCGGAGGACCCATGAAGACCCTCAAGGACCGCTACAAGCGCGAGATCGTGGAAGTGCATTGCCCCATCCACAAGGTGTCCAAGATCATCTCCCTGCCCGAGGAGAAGATGCCCGTGTGCCCGGTGTGCAAGAAGACCATGATCCTCAAGGAGGTGCTCACCGAGGGCAAATACTGACCCGCACGACCCCGGCCCGGAACGGCTCCGGGCCGAAAACGGATAACCCTCATACCAGGAGTCACGTTCCATGCAGTGCTTCAAGAAACTGATGCTGGCCGCCTTCTTCATCGCGGTGCTGGCGTCCCAGGCCTTTGCCGCAGACTTCGAACTGGCCCAGAAATCCACCCTGGAGACCATCCTCAAGCGTGGCGAGCTGCTGGTGGGCCTGGACGCGGGCTACCAGCCCTTCGAGATGGTGGACAAGAAGGGCGAGATCATCGGCTTCGACGTGGACCTGGCCAAGGAGCTGGCCAAGGCCATGGGCGTCAAGCTGACCATCGTCAACACCGACTACGACGGCATCATCCCCGCCCTGCTGGCCGACAAGTTCGACATCATCCTCTCGGGCATGACCCTGACCCAGGAGCGCAACCTCCAGATCAACTTCGCCGACCCCTACATCGTCGTGGGCCAGGCCGTGATCCTGAACAAGAAGCTCGCGGGCGAGATCAAGTCCTACAAGGACCTGAACGATCCCAAGTACACCGTGGCCTCGCGCATCGGCACCACCGGCGAGATGGCCGTCAAGCGCATGATTCCCAAGGCCAAGTACAAGTCCTTCGACAAGGAGGCCGACGGCGCCCTGGACGTGGTCAACGGCCAGTCCGACGCCTTCGTCTACGACCTGCCCTTCTGCGTGGTCTTCATGGCCCAGCAGAACAGCCCCAGCGTCGTGCTGCTCGACGAGCCCTTCACCTACGAGCCCCTGGCCATCGGCCTGAAGAAGGGCGACCCCGATTTCCTGAACTTCCTGAACAACTTCATGGCCCAGATCAAGGCCGACGGCCGCTACGACCGCATCTACGACAAGTGGATCAAGAGCACGAGCTGGTTCCAGAACGTGCAGTAGCCTTGCCCCGGGCATGACCTGCCCATGCCCCCGCGCGCCGCAGCCCGGCGCGCGGGGGCGGCTTAGTGGCTTCGCCGTGCCGGGCCCCCGGCGGCCGCGCCCCGGCAAGCACCCCCAACGGGAGCAGCAACCGATATGACTCTCTACTCCGGCCTGGACAAACCGCGCAGCCCCCTCTACCGCAAGTTCTGGAGCGGTGTCTTTTTCGCGGGCGTGGCCCTGTGCGTGCTGGGCATCTACGCGGCCACCCAGTATGTGGACTACACGTGGCGCTGGTACCGCGTGCCGCAATATTTCTTCTACCAGGACGTGGTGCGGGTCGCCGCCGAGATCGAGGGCGAGGTGGTGGCCGTGGCGCCCCAGGGCGCGGACGCCGTGGTCACCGTGCGCCAGTGGGACGGCGACGCAACCGAGGACTACCGCGTGCCCGGCGGCGACGTGCGCGTGCACCAGGGCGATTTCGTCTACCCCGGCGACACCCTGGGCTCGCATTCGCAGTGGAAGACCGGGCTGTTCCTTTCGGGCCTGTGGCTGACCCTGAAGATCAGCGCCATCGCCATCGTCATCGGCATGGCCATCGGCATGCTCACCGGCCTGGCGCGCATCTCCGACAACCCGGCCTTCAAATGGACGGCCATCACCTACATCGAGCTGGTGCGCGGCTCGCCGCTGCTCGTGCAGCTCATGATCTGGTACTACGTCATCGGCACGCTGGTGAACCAGATCCTGACCAACGCCGCCCTGCCCAAGGTTCCGGCCTTCTGGTACGGCGCCCTGGGGCTGGCCATCTTCACCGGCGCCTACACCGCCGAGATCGTGCGCGCGGGCATCCAGAGCGTGGACATGGGCCAGATGGAGGCCGCGCGCTCCCTGGGCATGACCTACGCCCAGGCCATGCGCAAGGTGGTCATGCCCCAGGCCATCAAGCGCATCCTGCCCGCCCTGGCCGGGCAGTTCATCAGCCTGATCAAGGATTCCTCGCTGCTTGGCGTCATCGCCATCCGCGAGCTGACCAAGGTCACCCGCGAGGTGGTCACGGCGTCGCTGCAAACCTATGAGATGTGGATCGTCTGCGCGGTGCTCTATCTCGTCATGACGTTCACCCTGTCGCTGTTCGTGCAGCGCCTGGAGAGGAGGGCGATGTAGGATGATCACCGCCAGGAACGTGCACAAGTATTTCTACGTGCCGGAGAAGATCCACGCCCTGAACAACGTGTCCCTGTCCGTTGCGGCGGGGGAGACGGTGGTGGTCATCGGGCCCTCGGGCTCGGGCAAGTCCACCTTCCTGCGCTGCCTGAACCGCCTGGAGTACGCCGACGCGGGCGAGATCACCATCGACGGCATGGACGTGCTGCACCCCGACAGCGACATCAACGCCATCCGCGCCGAGGCCGGGATGGTCTTCCAGCAGTTCAACCTGTTTCCGCACAAGACGGTGCTGGACAACCTGACCATGGCCCAGATGGTCGTGCGCAGGCGCGGGCGCGAAGAGGCCGAGGCCAAGGCCCGGGGGCTGCTGGCCAAGGTCGGCATCGGCGACAAGGAGGCCGTGTACCCCGACCAGCTCTCGGGCGGCCAGAAGCAGCGCGTGGCCATCGCCCGCGCCCTGTGCATGGACCCCAAGGTCATGCTCTTCGACGAGCCCACCAGCGCCCTGGACCCGGAGATGGTCGGCGAGGTGCTCGACGTGATGAAGGACCTGGCCCGGGGCGGCATGACCATGGTGGTGGTGACCCACGAGATGGGCTTTGCCCGCGAGGTGGCCGACCGCGTGGTGTTCATGGACCAGGGCGCCGTGGTGGAGCAGGGCACCCCGGATCATTTCTTCCAGAACCCGACCCACGAGCGGACCAAACTGTTCCTGAGCCAGATTCTCTAGGCTGGCGGAACGCAGGGCCGCGAAACGGCGCGGGCCGCGCCCCCAGGGAGGGGCGCGGCCCGCGTTGCGTTTGCCGGGGCGCGAGGGGGGTCAGGCCAGGGTTTCGTACCAGGCCCGGGCCCGGCCCCGGGGGGCCTGGGCGGGCGCGGCGGCCGCGACCCTGGGGCCGCAGGCGCCCGCGCGGCAGACCAGGGCCGCCAGCCGGTCCACCCCGCGCCCGCGCAGGTCGAACAGGTGCAGGGCGCCCGCCGCCTTGACGAAGCGCGCCCGGGCGATGAACTCCAGGGCCAGCTCGGCGCCGCCGCTCACGGCCTCGGCCCGGCGGACCTCGGCCAGCAGCAGCAGGGCCAGGGGCGCCCCGGCGTCGTCGAGCTCCAGGCGGACCAGGAAGCGCCGCCCGGCGAAGGCTCCGGCCCGGGTGGCGGCGAGCCTGCGGCTGGTGATGCGCAGGCCCATGCCCCCGGCGGAGAGGTTGGCCAGGTGCAGGCTGTAGGCCCGCGACGCGTCGCGGCCAAGCTGCGGGGGGCCCAGGGTGGCGGGGTCGGCGATGTCGCCCGGGCCCAGGGTGTCGGCGAACCACAGGGCCAGGTCGAGCACCTGGGCAGGGGCAATGGCCGCGCGGTAGTCGCGGCGCCGGGGGACGGATGCGGCGGTCATGGCGGAACCCTGGGTGCTGCGCGCGGCTAGCGCCCCCACTGCGACCAGGGCAGCAGGTGGTTGTCGCGCAGGGTCTGCTCCAGAGTGGCGTCGGCCACCTCCAGCGGGGGAGCGAGGGCCACGCCGCAGCGTGAGCCGTCGGTCCAGACCACGTGCCCGGCCTGGCCGCCCAGCAGCGCGTCCAGGCCCCTGGGCAGCTCGGCCAGGGACACGCGGTCGCCGGGCGCGGGCTCGGCCTCGGGGCCGGTGGGCAGCAGGGTCATGTGCAGCCCGGTGCGGCTCAGGCCTTCCAAGGTGCCCATGATTTCGTAGGTGTCCTTGAGGTTCAGGGTCACGAATCCGATGCCTTCGACGGTCATGCGCGGGCTGCGTCTGCGTTCGGTCTGCATGGGTCTGTCCTGTGGCTGTACGGCGGTTGAGATCGCGCAGGTCGTTGTGTTCCAGTATATACGCGCGGCGGGCTTCCAGGTCAACGGCCCGGAACGGGCTGGCGGGGGCGCGCTGGCGGCTTGCCCGCAGCCGGGCCTTGGGCTATCCTGGCGGGCAGGAGGCGGCGATGTCGGCATTCGAACACCCCGTGACCGTGGGCTGCGAGGCCTCGCGGGCAATCATGCGCTGGACCGTGGCCACCCACGAGGGCCTGGGCCTGTTCGACCGCACGGCCATCGGCTTCAAGGCGCTGCTCTCGGGCGAGCGCCTGGCCCGGGTGGGCACGCCCGACCTGGGCGACCCGCACCCGACCCCCGGGGCGGCCAAGGTGCCCGAGCTGGTGGAAGGCGCCATCCTCGACGCCCGGGCCTGAGCCCCCGGCTACAGCGCCCCGCGCACCCAGGCCGCGATGTCCCCGGCGGGCAGGGCCCCGCTGATGCGGCCCGCCTCGCGCCCCTGGCGGAAGAGCACCAGCGTGGGCACGCTGCGTATGCCGTGGCGCATGGCGGCGTCCTGGGCGGCGCTCACGTCGCACCTGGCCAGGAGCACCCCCGGGGCCAGGGCCCGGGCGGCCTGCTCGAACTGCGGGGCCATCATCCGGCACGGCCCGCACGACGGGGACCAGAAATCCACCACCACGGGCAGGTCGTTGCGGGCCACGAGGCGCTCCAGGCCGGGGCCGTCCAGGTCCCGGGGCTGGCCCGGCAGCAGGGGCGCCTGGCAGCGCCCGCACAGCGGGGCCTTGCCCAGCCGGTCGGCGAGCACCCTGTTCACCCCCGCGCAGGCGGGGCAGGTGACGTGTACGGTGCCTTGCACTTGACTCGCTCCTTGTTCTCGTGTGTGCTGCCCTTGGAGCTAATCATTTCCGGCGCGGGCGCAAGCCCGCCCGGCCATCCGGAGGTGCCCCATGCGCCTGTTCGTCCCCTCCCTGGCCCTGGCCGCGCTGCTGGCGGCCTTCTGCGCCGGTCCTGCCCTGGCGCAGACCGATTCCTTCGCCCGCACCAAGCTCGCGGCCCAGGACAAGCGCATCGAGACCCTGGAGGCCCAGATCCGCGCGCTGACGGTGCTGGCGGAGAGTCAGAAGACCCAGATCGCCGAGTTGCAGCGCAAGTCCGAAGCCAACCTGAAGCTCATCAAGGCCCTGGCGGGCGCCCTGCCCCCGGCGGCCCAGCCCGACGCGCCCTGAGCCGCGCGCATCCAGGCCATGACCACCGACCGCGACCTGCTCACCGTGTGGACGGCCTCGGCCCTGTCCGAGTCCAGTTCCAGCAGCATCTCGCAGGCGCTGCGTCGCTACGCGGGCGACCTGCTGCGGGCCGAGCTGCGCCACGAGCCGCTGTTCACCGACCTGCGCGAGCGCAAGACGGCCATTGAGGCCGAGGCCGGGCGGGTGTTCCAGGGCTGGGCCTGAGCCCGGCGCGGGCTGCGGCGGACTGGGCTGGGCCGCAACGGACGCGAAAGACCCCGGGGGAACCAGGGGTCTTTCGCGTTTCAGGCCGGGGGGGCAGCCTCGCAGGCCTGGGCGTGGCTGGCCAGGATGGCGTCCACGAAGCGGCGCACCAGCGGGGTTTCGCGCTCCCGGGCCCAGGCGATGGAAAACTCCACCGGGGGCAGGCGGCCTTCGATGGGCCGCAGCAGCACCCCGGGCCGGGGGATGCTGGTCATGCCCCGGGGCAGCAGGGTGATGCCCAGCCCGGCGGCCACCAGGGCGGTCATGGTGTGCTTGACCAGCGAGACGTGGATCAGGTCCGGGCAGACGCCCGCCTCGCTGAATGCGGCCACGATGGCGTCGTAGAGCGCGGGGTTGGCCCGGCGCTGGAAGATGAGCAGCGGCTCGCCCTCCAGGTCGGCCAGGCGCACCGTGTCGCCCCCGGCCAGGCGGTGGCCCTCGGGCAGGGCCATGATGTAGGGCTCGCTGGCGTAGCGCCGCACGACGAGTCCCTTGGTATGTTTCTGGAACAGGCGCACGAAGCCCACGTCCAGGCAGCCCTCGCGCAGCATGGCCAACTGCTCCATGGAGTTGAGCTGTTCGAGCTGGATGCAGACCTGGGGGTTGTCCTGGCGGAAGGCGCGGATCAGGCAGGGCAGGCGCCCGCCCTCCAGGGCCGGGCCAACCAGCCCGATGCGCAGGGCGCCGCCCCCGCCCTGGGCCATGAGCCCCACGGCGCGCGCGGTTTGGTCCACCCGGGCCAGGATGCCCCGGGCCTCGGCCAGCAGGTAGCCGCCCTCGGCGGTCAGGGCCACGCTGCGGCTGGTGCGCACCAGCAGCCGCG
Protein-coding sequences here:
- a CDS encoding SulP family inorganic anion transporter, translating into MNSLRDILADLRSPRAIPALSYGVVVGVLLVVIEISLASMVFSGPLAPLAARAAGLTLFGTVVMSLACALFSSFPGLVSQPQDAPVAVLAGAAAAVAAAMAGAGLDAHFATVVALMAVSCLVTAALFAVVARFRLANLVRFLPYPVVGGFLAGSGILLAAGGLGVMTGVGLSTDTLGAYLSWPVARFWLPGAGFAVAVYVALRVRPHFLLLPGALVLGMVAFHVWLRAVGLDPEAARQQGWLLGGLPAGGLWPVLGMGDLALVRWDVLLARVPDMLTMALLALVGLLLNVGGVELGARRDADMERELYTAAGGSVAMALGGGFPGYPSLALSLLGPRTGVVSRLIPVVTALLCAGVLLAGGAVLSLFPRALLGGLVTLLGLLFLDDWLVAGWKRLTRLDYAIVAVIAVTIALVGFLHGVGLGLGLAVLLFVVRMSRVPVIAWERSGTEAASVRHRPVTDRVLLRSRGGDLRVFGLRGFLFFGSASLLGDRARALLRDSRAPRFLVVDMAGLDGYDISAVNTFQRMAQQAQARGVTLLLAKPPRGLFALLGANTAPEAMAHVREFADLDAALQWAEDRLLEAEHAALAAGGQGRRDALFDMAGDDVARHLDDLARFEDLAERLGPVLERRELADGQELFRQGEDPLGAFMVLHGTLGVVATYGQGAQQRIRTLGPGGLAAPMAALRPYVAPGTARAEGRVVVGWVPREALARLEETDPHTALAFHKLVARVLGRRAEGR
- a CDS encoding dimethylarginine dimethylaminohydrolase family protein, with translation MFTHAIVRVPCENFAAGLTTSTHLGAPDYDLMLRQHDAYVDALRGAGLTVITLPPENDFPDAHFVEDTAVVVPEVAVITNPGAPARQGEERTVAPTLGRYKRLARIEGPGTLDGGDVLLVDRHFFVGLSERTNEEGAGQFAEIVAAYGYTVDAVPVGRGLHFKSGVNHVGGRALLVTPGFADLPALAGYDVLVTPEGEDYAANTLYVNGTLLTPAGFPGVRGLLDGLGLPVVELDMSETRKMDGGLTCLSLRFADQPGTRGA
- a CDS encoding transporter substrate-binding domain-containing protein, whose amino-acid sequence is MQCFKKLMLAAFFIAVLASQAFAADFELAQKSTLETILKRGELLVGLDAGYQPFEMVDKKGEIIGFDVDLAKELAKAMGVKLTIVNTDYDGIIPALLADKFDIILSGMTLTQERNLQINFADPYIVVGQAVILNKKLAGEIKSYKDLNDPKYTVASRIGTTGEMAVKRMIPKAKYKSFDKEADGALDVVNGQSDAFVYDLPFCVVFMAQQNSPSVVLLDEPFTYEPLAIGLKKGDPDFLNFLNNFMAQIKADGRYDRIYDKWIKSTSWFQNVQ
- a CDS encoding amino acid ABC transporter permease (The N-terminal region of this protein, as described by TIGR01726, is a three transmembrane segment that identifies a subfamily of ABC transporter permease subunits, which specificities that include histidine, arginine, glutamine, glutamate, L-cystine (sic), the opines (in Agrobacterium) octopine and nopaline, etc.); its protein translation is MTLYSGLDKPRSPLYRKFWSGVFFAGVALCVLGIYAATQYVDYTWRWYRVPQYFFYQDVVRVAAEIEGEVVAVAPQGADAVVTVRQWDGDATEDYRVPGGDVRVHQGDFVYPGDTLGSHSQWKTGLFLSGLWLTLKISAIAIVIGMAIGMLTGLARISDNPAFKWTAITYIELVRGSPLLVQLMIWYYVIGTLVNQILTNAALPKVPAFWYGALGLAIFTGAYTAEIVRAGIQSVDMGQMEAARSLGMTYAQAMRKVVMPQAIKRILPALAGQFISLIKDSSLLGVIAIRELTKVTREVVTASLQTYEMWIVCAVLYLVMTFTLSLFVQRLERRAM
- a CDS encoding amino acid ABC transporter ATP-binding protein, which encodes MITARNVHKYFYVPEKIHALNNVSLSVAAGETVVVIGPSGSGKSTFLRCLNRLEYADAGEITIDGMDVLHPDSDINAIRAEAGMVFQQFNLFPHKTVLDNLTMAQMVVRRRGREEAEAKARGLLAKVGIGDKEAVYPDQLSGGQKQRVAIARALCMDPKVMLFDEPTSALDPEMVGEVLDVMKDLARGGMTMVVVTHEMGFAREVADRVVFMDQGAVVEQGTPDHFFQNPTHERTKLFLSQIL
- a CDS encoding PilZ domain-containing protein, translating into MQTERRRSPRMTVEGIGFVTLNLKDTYEIMGTLEGLSRTGLHMTLLPTGPEAEPAPGDRVSLAELPRGLDALLGGQAGHVVWTDGSRCGVALAPPLEVADATLEQTLRDNHLLPWSQWGR
- a CDS encoding thioredoxin family protein, with the protein product MQGTVHVTCPACAGVNRVLADRLGKAPLCGRCQAPLLPGQPRDLDGPGLERLVARNDLPVVVDFWSPSCGPCRMMAPQFEQAARALAPGVLLARCDVSAAQDAAMRHGIRSVPTLVLFRQGREAGRISGALPAGDIAAWVRGAL
- a CDS encoding LysR substrate-binding domain-containing protein — protein: MELRQLRHFVAVAEELHFGKAAQRLNISQPPLSQSIRRLEEALGARLLVRTSRSVALTAEGGYLLAEARGILARVDQTARAVGLMAQGGGGALRIGLVGPALEGGRLPCLIRAFRQDNPQVCIQLEQLNSMEQLAMLREGCLDVGFVRLFQKHTKGLVVRRYASEPYIMALPEGHRLAGGDTVRLADLEGEPLLIFQRRANPALYDAIVAAFSEAGVCPDLIHVSLVKHTMTALVAAGLGITLLPRGMTSIPRPGVLLRPIEGRLPPVEFSIAWARERETPLVRRFVDAILASHAQACEAAPPA